The stretch of DNA TAGGTGAATACGCTGCGTATTCCATGGTTACCCGAGCGTATTCCATAGTTACCGAGCCTCGATCTGACCTGCTCTTAGCGGCGTATTCGAAGAGTAAAACTGGATTAATTTAGAGGTCAAAGGCATATTTAGAGTTTACCGATGGACTACTTTCTTCAACAAACGACTGAAGCTCGGCAACACCTGAAAATCGaacctcgggaaaatatgccaGCTATCCAAGACTCGGAAGTGTGTAACCTGTATATATCTATAATTAtatcattatatatatattatatattggCCAAAGTATAAGGCCACCTACTTCGATAACGAATAGTTGATATTGTTGCTGCATAAAATAACTTGATTCTTCATATTGTTGTTTCTATGGTATAAAAGAATCAGTTTCGCGTGTTATCCTTTTTTGTGGAATTTTAATTCGCGTTAATACTTATCTGAATCCATATGTATCATTATgagggagatagagatagacagagaccgagagagcgaacaaaaagagggacaaaagagagacagacagagacaagaaGAAAGATACTCGTTGAAACCAACAAAGAGTGCGAAatagggtgagagagagagagacagagacagagagagagacagaggcagagagagacagagacagagagagatagagacagagacagagatagacagaaagagtgacagagaaagagagcattcgagagagagagacagagagagagtgacagagagagagagaccaatcgagagagagacacacacagagagagccgaatcgagcgagagacagagagagagagagacagagagagagagagagagagagagagagcaatcgaaagagagagacatagagagacactcacacacgcatacacagacATAGCAAATGCCTTTCTGTACACCTGCGTGCCTCGATCTCTCTGTTACTCTATTAACCGGCGCTTCTCCGTCATTGCTCACCTTGCCAAGTAGCGTCAGAGGCAGCGTCAGCACCTTGAGGTAGCAGACGACATGTCCCGGCACCACCCCCAGCATCAACGGCAGCATCATCAGCACGTACAGCACCACGAACACCAGCATGTTCCGTTGTTGCCCGCGGTACAGCAGCAGTAGACACATCAACGTGATGTATTGGGCCATCAAGGGCACGCTTTCTGCCCAAGTgctgaaaaaaacccagtaTGATAACGTTATAAGCACTGCGTCAGATGGGTCTTTGATGACGTTTTTCCAGGGATTTGGGCCTGATCATCAGGGGGTACATTTTCTGCCCACCATTGCGTCGGGGGTATGTATGATGCGGTGGGTATAGTAGTTTCATTTAAAAGGttattaccccgccatttagaaaGCTACACTCAGTTTTTAGTGGCACTGGCATTCACTAATACATAAAtgaaaaaatagataaataaataaatatacagTTAAATTAATAAGCAATACAAAGGTTGACGTTTTGAATTTATTTTGCTCAACTTCACGAAAGCATCCATGAAGcaaaaagaacaaagaaaaaccctcgtttcgattccccctcgatgttaaaatatttagtcaaaacttgactaaatataaaaacaagtcgcgtaaggcgaaaatacaatatttagtcaagtagctgtcgaactcacagaatgaaactgaacgcaatgccattttactcgtagcatcgtcaggccaccgctcatggcaaaggcagtgaaattgacaagaagagcggggtagtagttgcgctaagaaggatagcacgcttttctgtacctctctttgttttaactttctgagcgtgtttttaatccaaacatatcatatctatatgtttttggaatcaggaaccgacaagaaataagaggaaagtgtttttaaattgatttggacaatttaattttgataataatttttatatatttaattttcagagcttgtttttaatccgaatataacatatttatatgtttttggaatcagcaaatgatggagaataagataaacgtaaatttggatcgttttataaatttttatttttttttacaattttcagatttttaatgaccaaagtcattaattaatttttaagccaccaagctgaaatgcaataccgaaccccgggcttcgtcgaagattacttgaccaaaatttgaaccaatttggtggaaaaatgagggcgtgacagtgccgcctcaactttcacgaaaagccggatatgacgtcatcaaagacatttatcaaaaaaatgaaaaaaacgttcggggatttcatacccaggaactctcatgtcaaatttcataaagatcggtccagtagtttagtctgaatcgctctacacacacagacacacagacacacacacacacagacacacgcacatacaccacgaccctcgtttcgattccccctcgatgttaaaatatttagtaaaaacttgactaaatataacaagtcgcgtaaggcgaaaatacaatatttagtcaagtagctgccatttttcagcaaggccgtatactcgtagcatcgtcagtccaccgctcatggcaaaggcagtgaaattgacaagaagagcggggtagtagttgcgctaagaaggatagcacgcttttctgtacctctctttgttttaactttctgagcgtgtttttaatccaaacatatcatatctatatgttttttgaatcaggaaccgacaaggaataagatgaaagtgtttttaaattgatttggacaatttaattttgataataatttttatatatttaattttcagagcttgtttttaatccgaatataacatatttatatgtttttggaatcagcaaatgatggagaataagataaacgtaaatttggatcgttttataaatttttatttttttttacaattttcagatttttaatgaccaaagtcattaattaatttttaagccaccaagctgaaatgcaataccaaaccccgggcttcgtcgaagattacttgaccaaaatttcaaccaatttggttgaaaaatgagggcgtgacagtgccgcctcaactttcacgaaaagccggatatgacgtcatcaaagacatttatcaaaaaaatgaaaaaaacgtatggggatttcatacccaggaactctcatgttaaatttcataaagatcggtccagtagtttagtctgaatcgctctacacacacacacacacagacacacacacacacacacacacacacacacacacacacacacatacaccacgaccctcgtctcgattcccccctctacgttaaattatttagtcaaaacttgactaaatataaaaaaaacttgactaaatataaagaggAAAATAACATCAGACCACAGCGCTGAAACTCACCTCAGCGAAAAGTTTTTGTTGATGCAGTAAGCGACGTTTGCGGAACTGGAGTGAAGCAAGATGGCGACGCTCAGAACGCTCACCCCTTCACAGTTCCGCGACCTCAGCACCTTGATGATGTGAGGAATCTGTACTGTAAGACAAAGAAATCCACCGTAAGCTAAAACTCTTCTTGGTATGTTAGTTTGCATCTTTGGccatttttttcggggggggggggggggagttcgggtTAAtcaaagcatgtgtgtgtgtgtgcgttgatgataattagttttaacgtcctcttagaaccaattggcctatcttgggacaggtagagttgatatgctttatgggggacaggacactggacagacatgcaaacagagaacacatatgatcttgttatagatctggaagtctgttgttgcgatatttcaaaatggggatggaagtagagattttgttggggttgttgccatagagtacgcgaaatatagttgaagtggagcggttttgtaggcttatttgctttttatttatgtaaaatattttttagacttttggataatgccaaaataatgtaataaagaactggctgaataagtaaataaatacgtaactagaaacataaaaataattattagccaaataagaacattaaatataacttgctaaaataatatatcagaatggggaacttaagttcaggtaggagggcggtgtatgtgatttagccttgtttgaatagagctatgtgtgtttgtgcgtgtgtgtgtgtgtcacagtgtgtgtatgtgtgtgtgtgtgtgtatgtgtgtgtcactgtgtgtgtgtgtgtgtgtgtgtgtgtgtgtgtgtgtgtgtgtgtgtgtgcgtgtgtgtgtgtgcatgacgatgtgagtgtgtgtgtgtgtgtttctgtctatcagtctgtctgcctgtctgcctgtctcagtATCTGTCAGTCTGTATCTGTGCCagcgcctgtgtgtgtatgtgtgtgtgtttgtctgtgattttgGGGGGTTATTTTTTAAtgtagttttgttgttattgttgttgttgttgttgttgttgttttctttttacatttagtcaagttatgactaaatgttttaacatcgaggggggaatcgagacgagggtcgtggtgtatgtgtgtgtgtctgtgcgtgtatgtgtgtgtgtgtgtgtgtgtagagcgattcagactaaactactggaccgatctttatgaaatttaacatgagagttcctgggtatgaaatccccagacttttttttcatttttttgataaatgtcttttatgacgtcatatccggcttttcgtgaaagttgaggcggcactgtcacgctctcatttttcaaccaaattggttgaaattttggtcaagtaatcttcgacgaagcccggacttcggtattgcatttcagcttggtggcttaaaaattaattaatgactttggtcattaaaaatctgaaaattgtaaaagaaaataaaaatttataaaacgatccaaatttacgttcatcttattctccatcattttctaattccaaaaatatataaatatgttatatttagattaaaaacaaggtctgaaaattaaatatataaaaattattatcaaaattaaattgtcgaaatcaatttaaaatcactttcatcttattccttgtcggttcctgattccaaaaacatatagatatgatatgtttggattaaaaacacgctcagaaagttaaaacaaagagaggtacagaaaagcgtgctatccttcttagcgcaactactaccccgctcttcttgtcaatttcactgcctttgccatgagcggtggactgacgatgctacgagtatacggtcttgctgaaaaatggcattgcgttcagtttcattctgtgagttcgacagctacttgactaaatgttgtatgttcgccttacgcgacttgttttctttgatgTAAGCAGTTCTGAGGAAGATCAACACAGGCAATACAGCAACACTTACAGCCAGAAGTCGTGATGACCAAGAGATAGCCTATGACACGCGTCAGACTGGACAGTGAACTCAACCCTGCAACAAACACAAAGAGAGCAAttaatgtatgtgtttgtgtgtgtgtgtgtgtgtgtgtgtgtgcgtgtatgtgtgtgtgtgtgtgtgtgtgtgtgcgtgtgtgtgtgtgtgtgtgtgtgtgtgtgtgtattatgtgtgcgttagtgtgtgtatgtgtgtgtgtgtgtgtgtgtgtgcgtgcatgcgaggctgcgtgcgtgcgagcgtgcgagcgtgcgtgcgcctgtgcgcgcgtgcgttcgtgcgtgcgtgcgtgcgagcgtgcgtacgtgcgtgcgtgcgtgtgcgttcgTATCATACTTAGTTTGACATCGGTATCGCCATCGAAGAATGTTATCCGGAGACAGCAGCTGATATCAAGTTTTCTAATCaactttgttgttgtgtttttaaaataGCGATACAAAAATGTCATTGTCAGTGACATTCATCTGGAAAGTACCTGTCTCAACATCCCAGTGCTGCATGACGTCATGGAAACCGTAGCTTGGCAACAAGAAGTCGGTCAAAGGTCGCGTCGTGGTCATTATCCTGAAAGGtcaagaaaaaatgaaaataaatcatATTTGATATTCCACACAAAAATTATCGGCGCTGAGTTGATGGCACACAGAAAGTATGTGTTCAACGTGAATATTATCACACTGATTCTCAAAGTCTTTCGTTTGAATAAGTGGAACAAAAGTGTGTGAAATgggctgtgtgtttgtgtgtgtgtgtgtgtgtgtgtgtgtgtgtgtgtgtgtgtgtgtgtgtgtgtgtgtgtgtgtgtgtgtgtgtgtgtgcgcatatgagTGATTCTATTTCAGTCACAAAAATGCCAGAAGCAAACACGATGATTGCCTAACCCTTGACTATTCTAGTCCGTCAAATTACACCCAACACCTTGTTATCGCAGTGCAACTATAAACAATTATTATTGTTTAATAATCTTCTCCTAGAGCACACGCGCACCGGCATTAGTGCACATCATACGTTGATGCAAATTCGTACATTCAGCAGAGGACAGCCATACCACGCGTTCAATTTGATGAGTACAATGGATTTTTATCACAAGACTAATCAGAGGTCGGACAGATATTGTCTCCAGTACCTGAGAATgtgtcaatacagtggaacctccccctccctcccccttttaaTATCTCCAGATATCTGAAAAAGCGGCATGTCTTTAAAGGTAAGGAGCCGTACATAGAAAGAACTTTACATGCGTTATGAACCAAAACTTTGGAGAACTagggtcgtaaaagggggtgGTCGTAACGCGGAGGGACGcaaaaggggggttccgctgtattgGGGACGCTGTACAGAGGTTGTTATCGCTCGGCTGCTGGGCCCGTGATAACGAACCAGACATGACATCATTGAAGATGTCTCGGACATGTTATTGAACTGTCTGGCGAAGAACAACTGGTTTGAACCGGCTTTGCTTACCACTCCACCGGGAGAGGACTGGTACGCAAAGCCAAAAATACCTATAGGCAGACCAATCATGCGTATTGTATTTTGAAATATAACAGAGTGCACAGAGTACTCAAATCATGATTGTAACAAAAAAAGTTTAACAAAAGTGAGAGTCAATATTTCTTGAGAATGAAAGTCTTGTTTGCAATGCAGTTGTTTTAGTTCTCTCAGGTGCCCAGAGACTGGTTGAATATAGCTCCTGCTTTGTGGTGTTTTCTACTTTTAGAGCGCTTAtaccctccccccacccacccccgcccctcccccccccccttccctttaTTTTGTAGTGTTTACCCGAAGTACATCTCGTATGCAGACATAacatcctgaaagtttcaaagcaatcctcCTGGTCTTTGCTGAAatgcagcgctttttgtcatggtacccctcaaaattgacACAAAAACCTCCCATTTTCgaccgctcatgcgatcgacaccggcatcagtaggaatagtaTAACAGATTAAATACGTTAGACAGCGAAACAAAACAGCCTGTTCTGCATGCATAATTGATTTGGTGATGTACTCGTATCTAAACGTTGCCAAGTTGTGCCTATTCTGAATATTTGTCGAATTTCGTATTGGTACCTTTCGTTTTTGTCAGGTTGATTTTGGGGGCACCCTTACTTTGGCGGTGGTCACGTGACTACTGTGAaataaatctttgatccgaaaagtgtgccagatagccaagtgggcggcctttaatggcatagaaagtGTGAAGAAAATGGCATAGAAagtgtgaagaaaatgacactaGAATGAATGCTTTAGTTGGGGTAGGAAAATGGGTATAATATAATGTGTTATGTTCCACCTCATTTAATTCCTCATAATTTTCCAAGGCACTCTAACTAACActtacgtacacagtcatacacaagaaccagctttaattCCTGTCCGTAGATCAAGACTGAGTGGTTTTTAAAACTACAAAATGATTCTGTTATTTGTGTGTATTTTCCTTCTTTTACAAAATGATCTACAAAAGTGTCTGCCCGGGTAGAAAGGTAGCTGTAAATCCGCCATTCCTCGTTCAGCACAAAGAGACTTGCGGGATTAGGATGGTGACGGGCGAAGACATGTGTAGCGGTTCTACAGGGGATCGCACATGGTTTTTACAATTTTGATTATGAAGATGATCTACAAAATAGTCTTCCCGGGAAGAAAGGTAATTGTAAATCCGCCATTCCTCGTTCAGCACAAAGAGACTTACGGGATGGGGATGGCGACGGGCGACGACATGCGTAGCGGTTCTACAGTGGATCGCCACATCGTGACTCAGCAAGTTGTTGTGGGGCAGCGTTCTCTCCACAGTGAGATGATCTGACAGACGTCTTTGTAGTTAATTCTCACTCTGCGCAGAACTCGCAGAGCGTCCGCACGTTaaacacactttcacagatGCTGTATGTGTCCCAAGAAACCGGGTTCAAAATCACGCAAGAGGTGACACTGACACACTACCACGTGTCCTGTCGATTTTGAAAGAAACCGGTTTCTGGACGTTTAGAATCCAGGTACGCAGTTGGTGGATTCCTGCTGATCTTTTAGAGAGCTAAGAGACTATACTTCCACAGCTTAAAACGTACTGTACTTTCTATATGTTAAAGAACTATACTCATCCACGTATCCGCACAGCTTAGTCCTAAGGACAGCCTGACAAAGATCGATGGAGTAAACTTCCAAAAGCTGGAAGGTTTCACTGAGAAGCTCCGCTTACTTTTGGAAAGGATGTCTGCGAGACCCCAACTCCAATGGAAGTTCTGTTGGCAATTGCAAAGCACGAGTGAGAACACTTGAGTACCAATGAATGATCTGCAGCTCTGGATCGCTACTTCGACCGAAGACCGTAAATAAGATCTTTGCTCAGACACAGCAACGCAAAGTAGTGGATAATTCTCTCGTGGTTTGTCTTTAGAAGCCTGCCGTCGTGTTTCTGGTTATCTTTGAACTTCGGGTTTGGAAACTAAACACAGAAGTTTTTCTTTCTATTGTTTCCAAGTGTTATCGTCGCACCGGCCTACACAGTGTCCCTTGACTGTGACTCGAACAAAGCCTGTATCAGACTAAAATTTTCCTGAGGATGGTGTCCGCTTATATCTCACAGTCAGGCAAAAAACAACGACGATGAGTAGACTTTTATATATAACTTATCACGAACTCGATTGTCGTCGATAAGCTGGACTGTCTGGTCGTAGTACACGCCGGTTTATTCACGCCACTCCATCCTGGCCTGCTGTGGTCCCGATCCAGTCAAAACAGTCAGATAACACTGAAAGGCACGGAGCGGGTGATATAAAATGATATCGCACTCTCCACGGGTCGATCATGTGAGCGGCACAGACACCAAGGTTTAAGGGACTTTTTCCATGTAGATAACGGATCTGATCAAACTCCATCCACTGTCTGCGGTTTCATACACATGTAGATCATAGTTTCATATACCACATACGACTCTGAGAGacactcaagactcaagactcaaagatgTTGCTgtccaaaaaaagaagaaaattgccTCGCAATGTCAGGCGgttttcaacacacacaaaacatctcATTTGCTAACAGTTCAAAATTGCACTAAAAACATCCAAGACTTTCTCAGCAATCACTCGcggaaacatacacacacattcactcacacacgcacgcacgtgggcatgcacgtacgcacacacgcacacattcgcACGCACgccggcacgcacacacacacacacacacacacgcacacatacgcacatacacacacacacacacacacacacacacaaactcacacacacacacacacacacacatatgcacacacacacacacacacacacacacacacacacacacacacacacacacacacacacacacacacaagcacacacggaATCGAAGGCCTTTTCAGTCACATAACTGGTTTTACAATGAACGGCTTCATCACAAAGACATCATCTACTTAGATGTTTTTTCATGACGGGTAGTATAGAAAATGTCCGGGCAATTCTCTCATCGAAGTGGCCTGACGTCGTAGGCCCTATGGATCAGTACATAACTACCATAAATGGTCTTAGTCGTGTCCTTATTTGGGGCCTCGACCGCATCTATATTTGCTAGCGTCAATCAAAATTGCAACGGCTGTATCAGTTCAAGAGATAGTGGATACTAGGTGTATACGTGTGTGGTTGTATCAAGATCCTTgcagaatgactgaggtctttaAAGTGCCACAATGCCgacacggggatgggacatggatactgtgtctgagtctgcacgtgaagttgacccgtgtccgttccggcccggattcgaacccatgaTCCGCGGaacacaagtccagtgcttcACTAAGGGCTGCCAGtaatgggactgggtggccgagtggtaacgcacttgcgctcggaatcgagaggttgcgtgttcgaccctgggtcaggccgctattttctcccccctttcctaacctagatggtgggttcaagtgctagtctttcggatgagacgaaaaaccgaggtcctttcgtgtacactatattggggtgtgcacgttaaagatcccacgattgacaaaagggtctttcctggcaaaattgtataggcatagataaaaatgtcca from Littorina saxatilis isolate snail1 linkage group LG13, US_GU_Lsax_2.0, whole genome shotgun sequence encodes:
- the LOC138945717 gene encoding mannose-P-dolichol utilization defect 1 protein homolog, translating into MWRSTVEPLRMSSPVAIPIPIMTTTRPLTDFLLPSYGFHDVMQHWDVETGLSSLSSLTRVIGYLLVITTSGLQIPHIIKVLRSRNCEGVSVLSVAILLHSSSANVAYCINKNFSLSTWAESVPLMAQYITLMCLLLLYRGQQRNMLVFVVLYVLMMLPLMLGVVPGHVVCYLKVLTLPLTLLGKVDHIYNAYKRGGTGQMSKSSIFLLNMRSVGRLLTSLLDARDTVLVLCYAHACFWNTLITCQTVYYSHRRRRRMREERKRREGERETVARGDSSASESSGSSSSDSDSEIGVETIRRRRRYNGFTPTVDGGAGVPRN